One genomic segment of Arachis duranensis cultivar V14167 chromosome 4, aradu.V14167.gnm2.J7QH, whole genome shotgun sequence includes these proteins:
- the LOC107486366 gene encoding protein DOWNY MILDEW RESISTANCE 6 — MHASHKIIGAQIQENMDQMLVSSWFHLHSSVPLSYVQPPESRPGTAVVASGKTIPVVDLGVHDHVEVLGQILRASEQYGFFQVINHGVCNELIEDTINVLKEFHGMPAEEKMRESSKDPNGSCKLYSSREINNKDAIQFWRDTLRHLCPPSRQFIHFWPQKPSTYREVVERYTEEMRKLGVKILEVLCEGLGLDREYCNGGLSESPLLLTHHYPPCPEPSLTLGAPKHRDPTLLTILLQEKDINALQVFKDGEWIGVEPIPNAFVVNIGLLLQIISNGRLIGAEHRVVTNCERARTTVAYFIRPTNETIIEPAKALTTLHPPIYKSITYSDFLTIFMTKGPDIEPQLLLP, encoded by the exons ATGCATGCTTCACACAAAATTATTGGTGCACAAATTCAGGAGAACATGGATCAAATGCTTGTATCTAGCTGGTTTCATCTTCATTCCTCAGTGCCCTTATCCTATGTGCAACCACCGGAAAGTAGACCCGGCACGGCTGTTGTTGCTTCCGGCAAGACAATTCCGGTGGTGGATCTCGGAGTTCATGATCATGTTGAAGTTCTTGGTCAAATTTTGAGAGCTTCCGAGCAATATGGATTTTTTCAG GTTATCAACCATGGAGTTTGTAATGAGTTGATAGAGGATACAATAAATGTATTGAAGGAATTCCACGGCATGCCAGCAGAGGAAAAGATGAGAGAAAGTTCGAAGGATCCAAATGGAAGCTGCAAACTGTATTCAAGTCGTGAGATTAATAACAAAGATGCCATTCAGTTTTGGAGGGATACTTTGAGACACCTTTGTCCACCTTCTCGTCAATTCATTCACTTTTGGCCTCAAAAGCCTTCAACATATCG TGAAGTAGTTGAGAGATATACAGAAGAAATGAGAAAATTGGGAGTGAAAATATTGGAGGTGTTATGTGAAGGGCTAGGACTTGATCGAGAATATTGCAACGGTGGACTTAGTGAAAGTCCATTATTGCTAACTCATCATTACCCTCCATGCCCAGAACCAAGTTTAACATTGGGAGCTCCAAAGCATAGGGACCCTACCCTTCTTACCATTCTTCTTCAAGAGAAAGATATAAATGCACTTCAAGTTTTCAAAGATGGGGAATGGATTGGAGTTGAACCAATTCCAAATGCTTTTGTAGTTAACATTGGACTTCTCTTACAG ATAATTAGCAATGGAAGGTTGATCGGTGCTGAACATCGTGTTGTAACAAACTGTGAGAGGGCAAGAACCACCGTGGCCTATTTTATCCGTCCAACAAATGAAACGATTATTGAACCTGCAAAGGCTTTGACAACTCTCCATCCCCCAATCTACAAATCCATAACATATTCAGACTTCTTAACAATTTTCATGACCAAGGGTCCAGACATTGAACCTCAATTATTACTCCCTTAA
- the LOC107486367 gene encoding uncharacterized protein LOC107486367 — translation MGRWMKPEVYPLMAAMTFVTSMCVFQLTRNLIRNPDVRVSKARRNMGVLENPEEGEKYVEHGLRKFLRTRPPEIMPTINHFFSRQDKSS, via the exons ATGGGGCGTTGGATGAAACCTGAG GTTTACCCTCTAATGGCGGCAATGACATTTGTGACCAGTATGTGCGTCTTTCAATTAACACGAAATTTGATAAGGAACCCTGATGTTcg GGTGAGCAAAGCTCGAAGGAACATGGGAGTGTTAGAGAACCCAGAAGAGGGAGAGAAATATGTAGAGCATGGACTGAGGAAGTTCCTTCGCACTCGACCACCGGAGATTATGCCAACCATCAACCACTTCTTCAGTCGCCAAGATAAATCATCATGA